A window of Diabrotica virgifera virgifera chromosome 9, PGI_DIABVI_V3a contains these coding sequences:
- the LOC126892864 gene encoding uncharacterized protein LOC126892864 isoform X4, whose translation MTDSDFEWLLNLVGPKITKNDTNFRKAITPTERLLITLRFLATGDSYTSLMHLFRISKQAISKIVPEVCIAICEVLGDQIKMPGTAEEWKVVATQFNNLWNFPQCTGVMDGKHIMIQSPEHSGSDYFNYKSFFSIVLFIVANANYEVLYMNVGCQGRISDGGVYENTQFKRMLSECKRNLPNNEKLPGRAMAVPYVFLGDDAFPLSPNLMKPYPGTQEKGSQGRIFNYRLSRARRVSENVFGILSARFRVFRKIMLLEPTKAETIVTACICLHNYLRKKNQGPPTLHLELSILKTKTVVILFLELGGTRCKTICHSIVSIRELGNQVVLRKM comes from the exons ATGACTGATTCCGATTTTGAGTGGTTGCTCAATCTTGTTGgaccaaaaattacaaaaaatgacACTAATTTTAGAAAAGCCATCACACCTACCGAACGCCTACTAATTACTTTAAGATTTTTGGCTACCGGAGATTCCTACACTTCATTAATGCATTTATTTAGGATTTCAAAGCAAGCGATTTCAAAAATTGTACCAGAAGTATGTATAGCAATATGTGAAGTTCTTGGCGATCAAATAAAA atgcCTGGAACTGCTGAAGAGTGGAAAGTAGTGGCAACACAGTTTAATAATCTATGGAATTTTCCACAATGTACAGGAGTTATGGACGGAAAACATATTATGATTCAATCACCAGAACACAGTGGAAGCGATTACTTTAATTACAAATCGTTTTTTAGCATTGTGCTTTTTATTGTTGCTAATGCAAATTACGAAGTGTTGTATATGAATGTTGGCTGCCAGGGACGCATATCGGATGGTGGTGTTTACGAAAATACCCAGTTCAAAAGAATGTTGTCCGAATGTAAACGTAATCTACCTAATAATGAAAAGCTTCCTGGTAGAGCCATGGCTGTTCCTTATGTTTTTCTGGGTGACGATGCTTTTCCATTGTCACCAAATTTGATGAAACCTTATCCAGGTACCCAAGAAAAAGGATCACAGggaagaatatttaattatagaCTATCAAGAGCGCGAAGGGTATCAGAGAATGTGTTCGGAATATTATCTGCACGATTTCGAGTTTTCAGAAAAATAATGTTACTTGAACCAACGAAAGCGGAGACAATTGTGACTGCTtgtatttgtttacataattatttaagaaaaaaaaatcaaggaCCACCTACACTCCACCTGGAACTTTCGATTCTGAAGACAAAGACAGTGGTAATATTATTTCTGGAGCTTGGAGGAACGAGATGCAAAACAATATGCCATTCCATAGTTTCGATAAGAGAGCTCGGAAATCAAGTAGTGCTGCGAAAGATGTGA